A window of Borrelia sp. A-FGy1 contains these coding sequences:
- the rimP gene encoding ribosome maturation factor RimP, which yields MNKSFVEDEIYNLIKDLTNRLEIEVLEINAFRKRNQGRIHIVLYKKGDFGVDSLCDLHKMILLKLESALKYNFSLEISTPGVNRKFKSKREFKIFEGKKIKLMLDNDFQEGLILKAKEDNFIFKVNREEIKILYSDVKKARLL from the coding sequence TTGAATAAGAGTTTTGTAGAAGATGAAATTTACAATTTAATAAAGGATCTAACAAATCGATTGGAGATTGAGGTTTTAGAAATTAATGCCTTTAGGAAAAGAAATCAAGGTAGAATACATATAGTTCTTTATAAGAAAGGTGATTTTGGGGTTGATAGTCTTTGTGACCTACATAAAATGATTTTGTTAAAACTAGAATCAGCTCTTAAATATAATTTTAGCTTAGAAATTTCTACGCCTGGAGTGAATAGGAAATTTAAGAGCAAAAGGGAGTTTAAGATTTTTGAGGGTAAGAAGATTAAGTTGATGTTGGATAATGATTTTCAAGAAGGGTTGATTTTAAAAGCCAAAGAAGATAATTTTATTTTTAAAGTAAACAGAGAAGAAATTAAAATTCTATATAGTGATGTAAAGAAGGCTAGGTTATTATGA
- the nusA gene encoding transcription termination factor NusA: protein MIKGTGQMIFNIANERGMSIDAIRKTVKESIIIAYKKYFGTSENALIKFDEDTGDLVVYSKKKIVDEVKDNILEILEDDAKQFKIIEDGYAYVEIDPKIFDRLSIQVAKQRTKSDLQGIEDNEIYLEFKNKLNKIIIGYVQQNRNGDLYVNLGSTDGVMPKKYQSPREVYGLNEKIRVLVHGVKKGKNGIEVLLSRTHPKFIEELLNIEIPEIEEGIIKIHKIVRDPGYRTKIAVYTDKEEIDPVGPCIGQKGVRIQSIIKELEGEKIDIIPYSKDVKEFIRDALTPAKVDHVYLLDEDLHKALVVVSDEQLSLAIGKMGQNVRLANRLLDWAIDVKTSRQFAEMKASGEFKKETFEMFDKIIQETAQEDEFEEINKISELKILSEDVVNRIIDAGLDRIDDFLEASEEKLLNLGISYEKQCEINKILKEGVVIISNDDDSIERVKEEEELLCPECGTVINEDMTFCPGCKIGLSFEFEEE, encoded by the coding sequence ATGATAAAAGGTACTGGCCAAATGATATTCAATATTGCTAATGAGAGAGGAATGAGTATAGATGCAATAAGGAAAACAGTTAAGGAGTCTATAATAATAGCTTATAAGAAGTATTTTGGAACGAGTGAAAATGCTTTAATTAAATTTGATGAAGATACCGGAGATTTAGTAGTTTATTCAAAGAAAAAGATTGTAGATGAAGTCAAGGATAATATTCTTGAAATATTAGAAGATGATGCTAAACAATTTAAAATAATAGAAGATGGATATGCTTATGTTGAGATTGACCCCAAGATTTTTGATAGACTTTCAATTCAAGTTGCTAAACAGAGAACTAAAAGTGATTTACAAGGAATTGAAGATAATGAAATTTATTTAGAGTTTAAGAATAAGTTAAATAAGATTATTATTGGCTATGTTCAGCAGAATAGGAATGGAGATCTTTATGTTAATCTTGGTAGTACAGATGGTGTTATGCCTAAAAAATATCAATCTCCGAGAGAAGTTTATGGACTTAATGAGAAAATTCGAGTACTTGTTCATGGCGTAAAGAAGGGTAAGAATGGAATAGAAGTTCTTCTATCAAGAACTCATCCTAAATTTATTGAGGAGCTTCTTAATATTGAAATACCTGAAATTGAAGAAGGTATTATTAAGATACATAAGATAGTGAGAGATCCAGGTTATAGAACTAAGATTGCTGTTTATACTGATAAGGAAGAAATTGATCCTGTAGGTCCTTGTATTGGGCAAAAGGGAGTTAGGATTCAGTCGATCATAAAAGAACTTGAGGGAGAGAAAATAGATATTATACCTTATTCCAAAGATGTTAAAGAGTTTATTAGAGATGCTTTGACTCCCGCAAAGGTGGATCATGTATATCTTCTTGATGAAGATTTACATAAAGCTTTGGTAGTTGTTAGTGATGAACAATTATCACTTGCAATAGGTAAAATGGGACAAAATGTTAGACTTGCTAATAGACTGCTTGATTGGGCAATTGATGTTAAGACTAGTAGGCAGTTTGCAGAGATGAAGGCAAGTGGAGAATTTAAAAAAGAAACTTTTGAAATGTTTGATAAAATTATTCAAGAGACTGCCCAAGAAGATGAATTTGAAGAGATAAATAAAATTAGTGAACTTAAGATACTTAGTGAAGATGTTGTTAATAGGATAATTGATGCAGGTCTAGATAGGATTGATGACTTTTTGGAAGCTAGTGAAGAAAAGCTTTTGAATCTTGGGATAAGTTATGAAAAACAATGTGAAATAAATAAGATACTAAAGGAAGGAGTTGTAATAATTTCTAACGATGATGATTCCATTGAGAGAGTAAAAGAAGAAGAAGAATTACTTTGTCCTGAGTGTGGGACTGTTATTAATGAAGATATGACTTTTTGTCCAGGTTGTAAGATAGGACTCAGTTTTGAGTTTGAAGAGGAGTAG
- the infB gene encoding translation initiation factor IF-2, protein MSENVDDRNEDDKKIKVVKLRKKVVKVVTRPDRKMDPNGSRNDFDRPSSSYKKQEFSKNYVHNRDFNGSHSYGDSNRGSGERASSVRGSFSRDNTGNQHQGNRSGYSGRNYVHNRDSNSSHSYGDSNRGSGERASSVRGSFSRDNTGNQHQGNRSGYSGRNYVHNKDSNSRSQLQTFRRVIRTKVVSNIVPASVDSDNKGINRKLGEKKKQQQESQKSYKRKKEETETNTIEQKVFEQLQKKKKENLASSIPKSIDIMGTITVAELAKKMNLKSSDLITKLMSLGVMATINEKIDSDTATILVEEYGSKVNVVSIYDETIIETEKEDETQRVEKPPIITIMGHVDHGKTKLLSVLQNIDINRTETGGITQHIGAYTINYNEHEITFLDTPGHEAFTMMRSRGARVTDIVVLVVSAVDGVMPQTIEAINHAKDAKVPIIVAINKIDLPDSNLDRVKHQLSEYELVPEDWGGNTIFVPISALKNIGISKLLDMIILQSEVMGLKANPSKRATGRILDARVDLGRGIICSVIIEDGTLSVGDSFVGGIYHGRVRALINERGDSVNNVGPAKAISVLGFSSIPQAGDPFQVTRTEKEAKLISSKRQNLKKYENAKNVKKITISNFYDSIKDGELRELKIILKADVQGSVEALKHSLEKLTNNELRVKIIHSSAGAITETDISFAAASDAIIIGFHVRPTAKAQMLADQEKVEIRKYNIIYDAINDIKSVLEGMLEPDIEQKFIGFAEVRAVISVPKVGIVAGCYVSQGSIKRDAITNVMREGFQIHSGKISSLKRFKEDVKEVSAQYECGIIIDNYFNIKEGDIIEAFEIKKVKRRFGS, encoded by the coding sequence TTGTCAGAAAATGTTGATGATAGAAATGAAGATGATAAAAAAATTAAAGTTGTAAAGTTGCGTAAGAAAGTAGTAAAGGTTGTAACTCGACCAGATAGAAAAATGGATCCAAATGGATCTAGAAATGATTTTGATAGACCTTCAAGTTCATATAAGAAACAAGAATTTAGCAAAAATTATGTACATAATAGGGATTTTAATGGTAGTCATTCTTATGGTGATAGCAATAGGGGGAGCGGAGAGAGAGCGTCTTCTGTTCGAGGGTCATTTAGTAGGGATAATACAGGGAATCAACATCAGGGGAATAGGAGTGGATATTCTGGCAGAAATTATGTACATAATAGGGATTCTAATAGTAGTCATTCTTATGGTGATAGCAATAGGGGGAGCGGAGAGAGAGCGTCTTCTGTTCGAGGGTCATTTAGTAGGGATAATACAGGGAATCAACATCAGGGGAATAGGAGTGGATATTCTGGCAGAAATTATGTACATAATAAGGATTCTAATAGTAGATCTCAACTTCAGACTTTTAGGCGAGTAATAAGAACTAAGGTTGTATCTAATATTGTACCTGCGTCTGTTGATTCTGATAATAAAGGAATTAATAGGAAACTTGGAGAGAAGAAGAAGCAACAGCAAGAAAGTCAAAAAAGTTATAAGAGAAAGAAGGAAGAAACTGAGACTAATACAATAGAACAAAAAGTCTTTGAACAACTTCAGAAAAAAAAGAAAGAAAATTTGGCGAGTTCAATTCCTAAATCTATTGACATTATGGGAACTATTACTGTAGCAGAGCTTGCAAAGAAAATGAATTTAAAATCTTCGGATTTAATTACTAAGTTAATGTCTTTAGGTGTAATGGCAACTATTAATGAGAAGATTGATTCTGATACTGCTACTATTTTAGTTGAGGAATATGGGTCTAAAGTTAATGTGGTATCAATTTACGATGAAACAATTATAGAAACAGAGAAAGAGGATGAAACTCAGAGAGTTGAAAAGCCTCCTATTATTACCATAATGGGACATGTTGATCACGGAAAGACTAAACTTCTGTCAGTTTTGCAAAATATTGACATAAATCGAACAGAAACGGGAGGGATTACTCAACATATTGGAGCTTATACTATTAATTACAATGAACATGAAATAACATTCTTAGATACTCCAGGACATGAGGCTTTTACAATGATGAGAAGCCGTGGAGCTCGTGTTACGGATATTGTAGTTCTTGTTGTTTCAGCTGTAGATGGTGTCATGCCTCAGACTATTGAAGCTATTAATCATGCTAAGGATGCAAAAGTTCCAATTATAGTTGCGATTAATAAAATAGATTTACCAGACTCAAATTTGGATAGAGTTAAACATCAGCTTTCAGAATATGAACTTGTGCCTGAAGACTGGGGAGGAAATACAATCTTTGTTCCAATTTCGGCACTTAAGAATATTGGTATTTCAAAACTTCTTGACATGATTATTTTACAATCTGAAGTAATGGGATTAAAGGCAAATCCAAGTAAGAGGGCTACTGGTAGAATACTTGATGCTAGAGTTGATTTGGGACGTGGAATAATTTGTTCTGTAATCATTGAAGATGGTACTCTTTCTGTAGGAGATTCTTTTGTTGGTGGAATATATCATGGTAGAGTCAGGGCATTGATAAATGAGAGAGGGGATTCTGTTAATAATGTTGGCCCTGCAAAGGCTATTAGTGTTTTAGGATTTTCTTCTATCCCTCAGGCTGGAGATCCGTTTCAGGTAACAAGGACTGAGAAAGAAGCTAAGTTAATTAGCTCTAAAAGGCAAAACCTTAAAAAATATGAAAATGCTAAAAATGTTAAGAAAATTACTATATCAAATTTTTATGATTCGATTAAAGATGGAGAATTGAGAGAGCTTAAGATAATTTTAAAGGCAGATGTACAAGGGTCTGTTGAGGCTTTAAAGCATTCTCTTGAGAAGTTGACTAATAATGAACTTAGGGTAAAAATTATACATTCATCAGCTGGTGCAATAACAGAAACAGACATTAGCTTTGCAGCAGCAAGTGATGCTATTATCATTGGATTTCATGTAAGACCTACAGCAAAAGCACAGATGTTGGCTGACCAAGAAAAAGTTGAAATTAGAAAATATAATATAATTTATGATGCAATCAATGATATTAAGTCTGTGCTTGAAGGCATGCTTGAGCCGGATATTGAGCAAAAATTTATTGGGTTTGCTGAAGTTCGAGCTGTTATTAGTGTTCCTAAGGTTGGGATAGTGGCTGGATGTTATGTTTCACAGGGATCAATAAAGAGAGATGCTATCACTAATGTTATGAGAGAAGGGTTCCAGATACATTCTGGAAAGATTTCTTCCCTTAAGAGGTTTAAAGAAGACGTTAAAGAAGTTAGCGCACAGTATGAATGTGGAATTATAATTGATAATTATTTTAATATTAAAGAAGGAGATATCATTGAAGCATTTGAGATTAAGAAGGTAAAGAGACGCTTTGGGTCTTAA
- the rbfA gene encoding 30S ribosome-binding factor RbfA produces MEKEIRKTKLESLLVQEIGNLIITKGIKDPRVHAFLTVVRVEVSNDLINTKVFVGSIKEGASLDNAIKALNSAKGFIQGEIVKRIKVRNTPKLNFLRDDTISKAFYVNKIIENLNINKN; encoded by the coding sequence ATGGAAAAAGAAATTAGAAAAACAAAGCTTGAAAGTTTGTTGGTTCAAGAGATCGGTAACTTAATAATAACAAAGGGAATTAAAGATCCTAGAGTACATGCATTTTTAACTGTTGTGCGAGTTGAAGTTTCAAATGATTTAATAAATACTAAGGTTTTTGTTGGATCTATTAAGGAAGGTGCATCTCTTGATAATGCTATTAAGGCATTGAATAGTGCTAAGGGTTTTATTCAAGGAGAGATTGTAAAGAGAATTAAAGTTAGAAATACTCCGAAATTAAATTTTTTAAGAGATGATACTATCTCTAAGGCTTTTTATGTTAATAAAATAATTGAAAATTTAAATATTAATAAAAATTAA